From the genome of Candidatus Electrothrix communis, one region includes:
- a CDS encoding S24/S26 family peptidase, with protein sequence MSASERPTSTGSSSSNRQSPPGRERPRTDSSVISIRNQGALDLVRLLLDQGVAVRIRVSGKSMKPTLLGGETVQISSLGGQRPRIGDILLLCDRQGNLLIHRLIRRQSCEGRHYVQTKGDACFGCDKSVPLEQVIGRVSYIFSPCESPKKEGRDSSKNLTAPFMRLKSIFIVARFVTFYCLRKAGSVWSL encoded by the coding sequence GTGTCCGCTAGTGAAAGACCGACTTCAACCGGCTCTTCTTCTTCAAACCGGCAATCACCGCCGGGCCGAGAGCGACCTCGCACTGACTCTTCTGTCATCAGTATACGGAATCAGGGGGCTCTTGATCTTGTTCGGCTTCTTCTTGATCAGGGCGTGGCTGTGCGTATCCGGGTGTCAGGAAAATCCATGAAACCGACCTTACTCGGCGGTGAAACCGTCCAGATTTCCTCTCTTGGCGGACAACGTCCACGGATCGGAGACATTCTTTTGCTCTGTGACCGGCAGGGCAATCTCTTGATCCACCGTCTGATCAGGCGGCAATCCTGTGAGGGTAGACACTATGTGCAGACGAAAGGAGATGCCTGTTTCGGCTGCGATAAATCTGTTCCTTTAGAACAGGTTATAGGCCGCGTCAGTTATATTTTTTCTCCTTGCGAGTCCCCTAAAAAAGAAGGGAGAGATAGCTCGAAAAATCTTACTGCACCTTTTATGCGATTAAAGTCAATTTTTATCGTTGCTCGTTTTGTTACCTTCTATTGCTTGCGTAAAGCAGGTTCTGTTTGGTCGTTGTAA